A section of the Marinimicrobium koreense genome encodes:
- a CDS encoding DUF4282 domain-containing protein yields MSVSGKDLFFFDRMLTPSIITVVYWLLLLSVLVGGIGMMFGQSFFAGLGIIVFGTLGVRIWCELLIVLFKIHQNLKAIADKP; encoded by the coding sequence ATGAGTGTGTCAGGCAAGGACTTGTTCTTTTTCGATCGTATGCTGACCCCGAGCATCATTACCGTTGTCTACTGGCTGCTGTTGCTCAGCGTGCTGGTGGGCGGTATCGGCATGATGTTTGGCCAATCGTTTTTCGCCGGTCTCGGTATCATCGTGTTTGGTACCCTCGGTGTGCGTATCTGGTGTGAGCTGTTGATTGTGTTGTTCAAGATTCATCAGAACCTGAAGGCGATTGCCGATAAGCCATAA